In a single window of the Saccharothrix australiensis genome:
- the allB gene encoding allantoinase AllB: MDLVLRADRVVTSDGETAADIGVRDGRVVAVAGAGRLTADRVVRLADDEVLLPGLVDTHVHVNDPGRAEWEGFATATRAAAAGGVTTIVDMPLNSVPPTTDVAALAAKRRAAAGRVHVDVGFWGGVVPGNPADLRPLHDAGVLGFKCFLVHSGVAEFPPVDLAGLRAALTALRGVDALVVVHAEHPQEVTEPGPDYAGFLASRPDRAEHRAVGDLLGLARDTGARLHVLHLSSGDALAHLRAARDEGLRLTAETCPHYLTFVAEEIADRATWFKCCPPIRDAANRERLWRGLAEGLVDVVVSDHSPCTPELKAGDFATAWGGVASLQLGLPAVWTQARPRGHDLTDVARWMAARPAELVGLRRKGRVAEGCDADFVAFAPDEAFVVDRGKLHHRNPGTPYHGRPLAGVVRRTWLRGEEITGDRPRGRLLSGGDA, translated from the coding sequence ATGGACCTGGTGTTACGCGCGGACCGGGTGGTCACCTCCGACGGCGAGACCGCCGCCGACATCGGGGTGCGCGACGGTCGCGTCGTGGCCGTCGCCGGCGCGGGCCGCCTCACCGCGGACCGCGTGGTGCGGCTGGCCGACGACGAGGTGCTGCTGCCCGGCCTGGTCGACACGCACGTCCACGTCAACGACCCCGGCCGCGCCGAGTGGGAGGGGTTCGCCACCGCCACCCGCGCGGCGGCGGCCGGCGGTGTCACCACGATCGTCGACATGCCGCTGAACAGCGTGCCGCCCACCACGGACGTCGCCGCGCTGGCCGCCAAGCGCCGGGCCGCCGCCGGCCGCGTCCACGTCGACGTGGGGTTCTGGGGCGGTGTGGTGCCCGGCAACCCGGCGGACCTCCGCCCGCTGCACGACGCCGGCGTGCTCGGCTTCAAGTGCTTCCTGGTCCACTCCGGGGTGGCCGAGTTCCCGCCCGTCGACCTGGCGGGGCTGCGCGCGGCGCTGACCGCGCTGCGCGGCGTCGACGCCCTGGTGGTCGTCCACGCCGAGCACCCGCAGGAGGTCACCGAGCCCGGCCCCGACTACGCCGGCTTCCTGGCGTCCCGCCCGGACCGCGCCGAGCACCGCGCCGTCGGCGACCTGCTCGGGTTGGCCCGCGACACCGGCGCGCGGCTGCACGTCCTGCACCTGTCCAGCGGGGACGCGCTGGCGCACCTCCGGGCGGCCAGGGACGAGGGGCTGCGGCTGACCGCCGAGACGTGCCCGCACTACCTGACGTTCGTGGCGGAGGAGATCGCCGACCGGGCCACCTGGTTCAAGTGCTGCCCGCCGATCCGGGACGCCGCCAACCGCGAGCGGCTGTGGCGCGGCCTGGCCGAGGGCCTGGTGGACGTGGTGGTCAGCGACCACTCGCCGTGCACGCCGGAGCTGAAGGCGGGCGACTTCGCCACCGCGTGGGGCGGTGTCGCGAGCCTCCAGCTCGGCCTGCCCGCGGTGTGGACGCAGGCCCGCCCGCGCGGCCACGACCTGACCGACGTGGCGCGCTGGATGGCCGCGCGACCGGCCGAACTCGTCGGCCTGCGGCGCAAGGGCCGCGTCGCCGAGGGGTGCGACGCGGACTTCGTCGCCTTCGCGCCCGACGAGGCGTTCGTGGTCGACCGGGGGAAGCTGCACCACCGCAACCCCGGCACGCCCTACCACGGCCGCCCGCTGGCCGGCGTGGTGCGGCGGACCTGGTTGCGCGGCGAGGAGATCACGGGTGACCGCCCGCGTGGACGGCTGCTGAGCGGAGGAGACGCATGA
- a CDS encoding helix-turn-helix domain-containing protein — MGKTGQTVERMQLGLALQGLRQRAGKSQQEAGAFVGKAHARISQVENGRGVLKHEDLLKLLDFYDATDQERDTVLAIGMQARRRQPRRAYTDELPDAFGRLADLQASAARIRHYEAGLYPGLLQSPDYVQALMHVAGSVWYDATEVEERVAFRLEHQRRVFDAGHDKELNFVFTEDALTNVVGSASVMQGQVLHVLQLMARHPDMTVQILPSGTADNPALGGGLIVLDFVGAPRIAYPTMVYGSATYYDQVADTDAMARAFERVRELALPPQESKSLLIESLKET, encoded by the coding sequence ATGGGCAAGACGGGGCAGACGGTGGAGCGGATGCAGCTCGGCCTGGCGCTCCAGGGTCTGCGGCAGCGGGCGGGCAAGTCCCAGCAGGAAGCGGGCGCGTTCGTCGGCAAGGCACACGCGCGCATCAGCCAGGTGGAGAACGGCCGCGGTGTCCTCAAGCACGAGGACCTGCTCAAGCTGCTGGACTTCTACGACGCCACCGACCAGGAACGCGACACCGTCCTGGCCATCGGGATGCAGGCCCGCCGCCGCCAACCCCGCCGCGCGTACACCGACGAGTTGCCGGACGCCTTCGGGCGGCTCGCCGACCTCCAGGCGAGCGCCGCGCGCATCCGCCACTACGAAGCCGGGTTGTACCCCGGACTCCTCCAGTCCCCGGACTACGTCCAAGCGCTGATGCACGTGGCCGGAAGCGTCTGGTACGACGCGACCGAAGTCGAGGAGAGGGTCGCCTTCCGGTTGGAGCACCAACGCCGGGTCTTCGACGCGGGGCACGACAAGGAGTTGAACTTCGTCTTCACCGAGGACGCCCTGACGAACGTCGTCGGCAGCGCCTCGGTGATGCAGGGCCAGGTCCTGCACGTGCTGCAACTGATGGCACGGCATCCCGATATGACTGTTCAAATCCTGCCGTCCGGCACGGCCGACAACCCCGCGCTCGGTGGCGGGCTCATCGTGCTCGACTTCGTCGGCGCGCCCAGGATCGCCTATCCGACAATGGTTTACGGCTCCGCGACCTACTACGATCAAGTGGCCGACACCGACGCGATGGCGAGGGCTTTCGAGCGTGTCAGGGAGTTGGCCCTTCCGCCTCAAGAGTCGAAGTCCCTGCTGATCGAGTCGCTCAAGGAGACGTGA
- a CDS encoding alpha/beta hydrolase, with the protein MRSIIRALGGVGTAVALTVGLTSVASADPAAADTADAPAADVQAADLKDIDWRPCQELPEVECGTLRLPVDWANPRGDKFDLALARRKATKPAERIGAMLINPGGPGGSGVDFALFADRFFSPRVQERFDIIGFDPRGVARSQPVLCSEDLLVNAPSQYPANQAEFEALARYNRELAADCRKKTGPIYDHVDTISVVNDIEALRRVLGERKLNYYGVSYGTLIGQQYAERYGRNIRSMVIDSNMDHSLGTRGFVESEARTAEDSFREFVKWCDRTASCALHGRDVAKFWDDLLAKADRGEVTDPSDPTRKIPAELIIRAAFGAFYGPNWQPLAEALVQLDAGTAAPRLFAEEAVNFPFPAVFCQDWAMRVRDHREFSGLVRRANEIAPHMRGSSLGHNAVAGCVGLPEKVNNPQHRLRIKHAPKILMMNALHDPATGYEWAVNAHRQSRDTTVLLTYEGWGHGVYDRSSCTQDTTDAYLIERRVPRDGTRCAAVEPAATGLATASAIHRPAGPSPDLPGWGG; encoded by the coding sequence GTGCGATCGATCATCCGAGCGCTGGGCGGTGTCGGCACCGCCGTCGCGCTCACCGTCGGCTTGACGTCAGTCGCGTCGGCCGACCCGGCGGCGGCGGACACCGCGGACGCGCCGGCCGCGGACGTGCAGGCCGCGGACCTCAAGGACATCGACTGGCGACCCTGCCAGGAGCTGCCCGAGGTCGAGTGCGGCACGCTGCGGCTGCCCGTCGACTGGGCGAACCCGCGCGGTGACAAGTTCGACCTGGCGCTGGCCCGCCGCAAGGCCACCAAGCCGGCCGAGCGCATCGGCGCGATGCTGATCAATCCGGGCGGCCCCGGCGGGTCCGGCGTCGACTTCGCCCTGTTCGCCGACCGCTTCTTCAGCCCGCGGGTGCAGGAGCGGTTCGACATCATCGGCTTCGACCCGCGTGGCGTGGCGCGCAGCCAACCGGTGCTGTGCTCCGAGGACCTCCTGGTCAACGCGCCTTCGCAGTACCCGGCGAACCAGGCGGAGTTCGAGGCGCTGGCCCGGTACAACCGGGAGCTGGCCGCCGACTGCCGCAAGAAGACCGGTCCGATCTACGACCACGTGGACACCATCAGCGTCGTCAACGACATCGAGGCGCTGCGCCGCGTGCTGGGTGAGCGCAAGCTCAACTACTACGGCGTCTCTTACGGCACGCTCATCGGCCAGCAGTACGCCGAGCGCTACGGGCGCAACATCCGGTCGATGGTGATCGACTCCAACATGGACCACAGCCTGGGCACGCGCGGGTTCGTGGAGAGCGAGGCCCGCACGGCGGAGGACTCGTTCCGCGAGTTCGTGAAGTGGTGCGACCGGACGGCGTCGTGCGCGCTGCACGGCCGGGACGTGGCGAAGTTCTGGGACGATCTGCTGGCGAAGGCGGATCGCGGTGAAGTCACGGACCCCTCCGACCCGACGCGCAAGATCCCGGCCGAGTTGATCATCCGGGCGGCGTTCGGCGCGTTCTACGGCCCGAACTGGCAGCCGCTGGCGGAGGCGCTGGTCCAGCTCGACGCGGGCACGGCCGCGCCCCGGCTGTTCGCGGAGGAGGCCGTGAACTTCCCGTTCCCGGCGGTGTTCTGCCAGGACTGGGCGATGCGCGTGCGCGACCACCGCGAGTTCTCCGGACTGGTGCGCCGGGCCAACGAGATCGCGCCGCACATGCGCGGGTCGAGCCTCGGCCACAACGCCGTCGCCGGCTGCGTCGGCCTGCCGGAGAAGGTCAACAACCCGCAGCACCGCCTGCGCATCAAGCACGCGCCGAAGATCCTGATGATGAACGCCCTGCACGACCCGGCGACGGGCTACGAGTGGGCCGTCAACGCCCACCGCCAGAGCCGCGACACGACGGTCCTGCTCACCTACGAGGGCTGGGGCCACGGCGTCTACGACCGCAGCTCCTGCACGCAGGACACCACCGACGCCTACCTGATCGAGCGGCGCGTGCCCCGCGATGGCACCCGCTGCGCGGCCGTCGAGCCCGCCGCGACGGGCCTGGCGACGGCCTCGGCCATCCACCGGCCGGCCGGCCCGAGCCCGGACCTGCCCGGCTGGGGCGGGTGA
- the aceB gene encoding malate synthase A: protein MTGIRVLGGEVDRGAEILTPDALEFVAGLHRSFAATRDELLALRKRRRPLSFRPETAHVREGDWRVAEAPEPLRDRRVEITGPTERKMAINALNSGAKVWLADLEDANTPHWRNVVAGQVNLYDAARGTIEHRSPEGKRYVLGDGPRPAIVVRPRGWHLPERHIEVDGAPAVGALVDFGLHFFHNARLGRPYYYLPKLEGHREARLWNDVFTAAQARLGVPHGTVRATVLIETIPAAFEMEEILYELRDHASGLNAGRWDYLFSIIKYFRDQGADHVLPDRDSVTMTAPFMRAYTELLVRTCHKRGAFAMGGMAAFIPNRRDPEVTRRALAKVRDDKRREADDGFDGSWVAHPDLVPVCAEVFDDRLGDRPNQLDVPREDVHVTADQLLDFASAGGQATRAGVTGAVDVGVRYLMSWLGGNGAAAIHNLMEDAATAEISRSQLWQWVHNGVVLDDGTPVTADLVRSLLRDTRDRLDGEHLDLAVELFEQVALADDFVDFLTLPAYERIA, encoded by the coding sequence ATGACCGGTATCCGCGTGCTCGGGGGCGAGGTGGACCGGGGTGCGGAGATCCTCACGCCGGACGCCCTGGAGTTCGTCGCCGGGCTGCACCGCTCGTTCGCCGCGACCAGGGACGAGCTGCTGGCCCTCCGGAAGCGGCGGCGACCGCTGTCCTTCCGGCCCGAGACCGCGCACGTCCGGGAGGGCGACTGGCGGGTCGCGGAGGCGCCCGAGCCGCTGCGCGACCGCCGCGTCGAGATCACCGGGCCCACCGAGCGGAAGATGGCGATCAACGCGCTCAACTCGGGCGCGAAGGTGTGGCTGGCCGACCTGGAGGACGCGAACACCCCGCACTGGCGCAACGTCGTCGCCGGCCAGGTCAACCTCTACGACGCCGCGCGCGGCACCATCGAGCACCGGTCGCCCGAGGGCAAGCGCTACGTGCTCGGCGACGGCCCGCGCCCGGCCATCGTCGTCCGCCCGCGCGGGTGGCACCTGCCCGAGCGGCACATCGAGGTCGACGGCGCGCCCGCCGTCGGCGCGCTGGTGGACTTCGGCCTGCACTTCTTCCACAACGCCCGGCTCGGCCGGCCGTACTACTACCTGCCGAAGCTGGAGGGCCACCGGGAAGCCCGGCTGTGGAACGACGTGTTCACCGCCGCGCAGGCCCGGCTCGGCGTACCGCACGGCACCGTCCGCGCGACCGTGCTGATCGAGACCATCCCCGCCGCGTTCGAGATGGAGGAGATCCTCTACGAGCTGCGCGACCACGCCTCGGGCCTCAACGCGGGCCGCTGGGACTACCTGTTCAGCATCATCAAGTACTTCCGCGACCAGGGCGCGGACCACGTCCTGCCGGACCGCGACAGCGTCACCATGACCGCGCCCTTCATGCGCGCCTACACCGAGCTGCTGGTGCGGACGTGCCACAAGCGCGGCGCGTTCGCGATGGGCGGCATGGCGGCGTTCATCCCGAACCGCCGCGACCCGGAGGTCACGCGGCGGGCGCTGGCGAAGGTGCGCGACGACAAGCGGCGCGAGGCCGACGACGGGTTCGACGGGAGCTGGGTGGCGCACCCCGACCTGGTCCCGGTCTGCGCGGAGGTCTTCGACGACAGGCTGGGCGACCGGCCCAACCAGCTCGACGTGCCGCGCGAGGACGTGCACGTCACCGCCGACCAGTTGCTGGACTTCGCGTCGGCGGGCGGGCAGGCGACCCGCGCGGGCGTGACCGGCGCCGTGGACGTCGGCGTGCGGTACCTGATGTCGTGGCTGGGCGGCAACGGCGCGGCGGCGATCCACAACCTGATGGAGGACGCGGCCACCGCCGAGATCTCCCGGTCCCAGCTGTGGCAGTGGGTCCACAACGGCGTCGTGCTGGACGACGGCACGCCGGTCACCGCCGACCTGGTGCGCTCGCTCCTGCGGGACACGCGGGACCGGCTCGACGGCGAGCACCTCGACCTGGCCGTGGAGCTGTTCGAGCAGGTCGCGCTGGCCGACGACTTCGTGGACTTCCTGACGCTGCCCGCGTACGAGCGGATCGCCTGA
- the alc gene encoding allantoicase, with translation MRPTWTRLPDLASRAVGGSVVWADDELFAERENLIAHAEPEFRPRTFGHKGQVYDGWETRRRREPGDDRAIVRLGLPGVIRGVVVDTAFFKGNHPPFATVEATRATGYPSPAELSGWEVVVPRSPLGGDRKHYFDVSARRRHTHVRLTIHPDGGVARLRVFGEPVPDPDLLVPGAVDLAALENGASVTGCSDMFFGSPNNLIAPGRAAVMGDGWETARRRDDGNDWVEIRLAAPGEVRLAELDTSHFKGNAPGWAAVRGSDARVDPDTWFDVLPRTRLQPDTRHRFRVSGREITHARLDIYPDGGMARLRLIGALTPDGEAELVRRHRRLSD, from the coding sequence ATGAGGCCCACCTGGACCCGGCTGCCGGACCTGGCGTCCCGCGCCGTGGGCGGCAGCGTGGTGTGGGCGGACGACGAGCTGTTCGCCGAGCGCGAGAACCTGATCGCCCACGCCGAACCGGAGTTCCGGCCGCGCACGTTCGGCCACAAGGGGCAGGTCTACGACGGCTGGGAGACCCGCCGCCGGCGCGAGCCGGGCGACGACCGGGCGATCGTGCGGCTCGGCCTGCCGGGCGTGATCCGGGGCGTCGTCGTCGACACCGCGTTCTTCAAGGGCAACCACCCGCCGTTCGCGACGGTGGAGGCCACGCGGGCGACCGGTTACCCGAGCCCGGCCGAGCTGTCCGGCTGGGAGGTCGTGGTGCCCCGGTCGCCGCTGGGCGGGGACCGCAAGCACTACTTCGACGTCTCGGCGCGGCGCCGCCACACCCACGTCCGCCTCACCATCCACCCCGACGGCGGCGTGGCGAGGCTGCGGGTGTTCGGCGAACCGGTGCCCGACCCCGACCTGCTGGTGCCCGGCGCGGTCGACCTCGCGGCGCTGGAGAACGGCGCGTCCGTCACCGGGTGCAGCGACATGTTCTTCGGGTCGCCCAACAACCTCATCGCGCCCGGCCGGGCGGCCGTGATGGGCGACGGCTGGGAGACCGCGCGCCGCCGCGACGACGGCAACGACTGGGTGGAGATCCGGCTCGCCGCGCCCGGCGAGGTGCGCCTCGCCGAACTCGACACCAGTCACTTCAAGGGCAACGCGCCGGGCTGGGCGGCCGTGCGGGGCAGCGACGCCCGCGTGGACCCGGACACCTGGTTCGACGTGCTGCCCCGGACCCGCCTGCAACCCGACACGCGGCACCGCTTCCGCGTGTCCGGCCGCGAGATCACCCATGCGCGCCTCGACATCTACCCGGACGGCGGTATGGCGCGGTTGCGGCTGATCGGCGCGCTCACGCCGGACGGGGAGGCCGAGCTGGTCCGGCGTCACCGGCGACTGTCCGATTAG
- a CDS encoding DUF397 domain-containing protein, with product MHRDTGWFTSSYSAAASNACVEVRLTDAGTAVRDSKNPAGPRLHLPGERWAAFVDRLKR from the coding sequence ATGCACCGCGACACCGGTTGGTTCACCAGCAGCTACAGCGCCGCCGCCAGCAACGCCTGCGTCGAAGTCCGCCTCACGGACGCCGGCACGGCCGTCCGCGACTCCAAGAACCCCGCCGGCCCGCGCCTCCACCTCCCCGGCGAGCGGTGGGCGGCGTTCGTCGACCGCCTCAAGCGGTAG
- the uraD gene encoding 2-oxo-4-hydroxy-4-carboxy-5-ureidoimidazoline decarboxylase translates to MPDLDGFNSAPPEELRPLLAACLAVPRWVDAVLAGRPYASVDELVAAGDRAAQLDDDEVLAAIAAHPRIGERAAHDGVAARWSAEEQSGAGAAADRLRAANRAYEDRFGHGYLVCATGLSADRVLVDLTSRLANSPEDELRVANRELAAIAALRLRKALRPTTREGADRWASS, encoded by the coding sequence GTGCCCGACCTGGACGGGTTCAACTCCGCACCGCCGGAGGAACTCCGTCCGCTGCTCGCCGCGTGCCTCGCCGTGCCGCGCTGGGTCGACGCCGTGCTCGCCGGCCGGCCGTACGCCTCCGTGGACGAGCTGGTCGCCGCCGGCGACCGGGCGGCCCAGCTCGACGACGACGAAGTGCTCGCGGCGATCGCCGCCCACCCCCGCATCGGCGAGCGCGCGGCGCACGACGGCGTCGCCGCCCGCTGGTCCGCCGAGGAGCAGTCCGGCGCGGGCGCGGCGGCGGACCGGCTGCGCGCCGCCAACCGCGCGTACGAGGACCGGTTCGGCCACGGCTACCTGGTGTGCGCGACCGGGTTGAGCGCCGACCGGGTGCTGGTCGACCTGACGTCCCGCCTGGCGAACTCGCCGGAGGACGAGCTGCGCGTCGCGAACCGGGAACTCGCCGCCATCGCCGCGCTGCGCCTGCGCAAGGCGCTCCGACCCACGACACGCGAGGGGGCCGACCGATGGGCGTCGTCCTAG
- a CDS encoding DUF6986 family protein: MPRTSLDPAAVAAVTARLADVDQRAPEGRQPVHTCYVPADRVTSDTVAEWGRRALDALAEHAPTPADLARVLDLPAASAGVLHAGVRAKLAAEPVEDLRIDFEDGYGSRPDEDDDAERAARVVRGWLADGVAPARFGLRVKSFDTRASRDRGIRTLDVFLTALGDVPPGFVITFPKVTSVAQVEVFGDVLDLFGSDLRFEIQVETPRSIVDRWGRIAIPTFIEAGRGRVTGLHFGTYDYTAACGLGAAHQHLAHGACDFARHVMQVSAAGTGVALSDGSTNALPVGDRVEHGWRTHYALVRRSLAHGFHQGWDLHPAQLVTRYAAVHAHHREGAEADARRLRDYVSRAGGAVLDEPATAQALSASFLRATDCGALDAAEVERMTGLDLPALRALARRERPSDDG; this comes from the coding sequence GTGCCCCGGACGTCCCTGGACCCGGCGGCCGTCGCGGCGGTCACCGCCCGGCTGGCCGACGTGGACCAGCGGGCGCCCGAGGGGCGGCAGCCCGTGCACACCTGTTACGTGCCGGCCGACCGCGTCACGTCGGACACGGTCGCCGAGTGGGGACGGCGGGCGCTGGACGCGCTGGCGGAGCACGCGCCGACGCCGGCGGACCTGGCGCGGGTGCTGGACCTGCCTGCCGCGTCCGCCGGGGTCCTGCACGCCGGGGTCCGGGCGAAGCTCGCGGCCGAACCCGTGGAGGACCTGCGGATCGACTTCGAGGACGGCTACGGCTCCCGGCCCGACGAGGACGACGACGCCGAGCGCGCCGCGCGCGTCGTGCGGGGCTGGCTCGCTGACGGCGTCGCGCCCGCCCGGTTCGGCCTGCGCGTGAAGTCCTTCGACACCAGGGCGTCGCGCGATCGCGGCATCCGCACCCTGGACGTCTTCCTGACCGCGCTCGGCGACGTGCCGCCGGGTTTCGTCATCACCTTCCCCAAGGTGACGTCGGTGGCGCAGGTGGAGGTCTTCGGCGACGTGCTGGACCTGTTCGGGTCGGACCTCCGGTTCGAGATCCAGGTCGAGACGCCGCGGTCGATCGTGGACCGGTGGGGGCGGATCGCGATCCCGACGTTCATCGAGGCGGGCCGGGGCCGGGTGACCGGGCTGCACTTCGGCACCTACGACTACACGGCGGCCTGCGGGCTGGGCGCGGCGCACCAGCACCTGGCGCACGGCGCGTGCGACTTCGCCCGGCACGTCATGCAGGTCTCGGCGGCCGGCACGGGCGTGGCCCTGTCCGACGGCTCCACGAACGCCCTGCCGGTCGGCGACCGGGTGGAACACGGCTGGCGGACCCACTACGCCCTGGTCCGGCGGTCCCTGGCGCACGGCTTCCACCAGGGCTGGGACCTCCACCCGGCGCAGCTGGTCACCCGGTACGCGGCCGTCCACGCGCACCACCGGGAGGGCGCGGAGGCCGACGCGCGCCGGCTGCGGGACTACGTGTCGCGCGCGGGCGGCGCGGTGCTGGACGAGCCGGCGACCGCGCAGGCCCTGTCGGCGTCGTTCCTCCGGGCGACGGACTGCGGCGCGCTGGACGCGGCGGAGGTCGAGCGGATGACCGGCCTGGACCTGCCTGCCCTGCGTGCCCTCGCGCGGCGGGAGCGGCCCTCCGACGACGGGTGA
- the pucL gene encoding factor-independent urate hydroxylase produces MGVVLGPNQYGKAEIRLVAVRRDGDTHTVDDLTVGTALWGDLADTHLTGDNAKVLATDTQKNTVFAFAKQAPVGEIEDFALRLARHFTSTQEAITGARVAVDRHSWTRIEGNGHSFTRAGDEKRTTAVTVEGSRAWVVSGLRDLVVLKTAGSEFHGFPRDRYTTLAETTDRVLATSVTAWWRYQGRGIEWGESFRRVREILLRAFAVKHSLSLQQTLYAMGEAVLLERPEVAEVRLSMPNRHHFEVDLSPFGLSNDNEVFHAADRPYGLIEGSVLRDDAEDAGSAWRALPTH; encoded by the coding sequence ATGGGCGTCGTCCTAGGGCCGAACCAGTACGGCAAGGCGGAGATCCGGCTGGTCGCGGTGCGCCGCGACGGCGACACGCACACCGTCGACGACCTGACCGTCGGCACGGCGCTGTGGGGCGACCTCGCCGACACGCACCTCACCGGCGACAACGCCAAGGTGCTCGCGACCGACACGCAGAAGAACACCGTGTTCGCGTTCGCCAAGCAGGCCCCGGTCGGCGAGATCGAGGACTTCGCGCTGCGGTTGGCGCGGCACTTCACGTCCACGCAGGAGGCGATCACGGGTGCGCGGGTGGCGGTCGACCGGCACTCGTGGACGCGGATCGAGGGCAACGGCCATTCGTTCACGCGCGCCGGCGACGAGAAGCGGACGACGGCCGTGACGGTGGAGGGCTCGCGGGCGTGGGTCGTGTCGGGGTTGAGGGACCTGGTGGTGCTCAAGACGGCCGGGTCGGAGTTCCACGGGTTCCCGCGCGACCGGTACACGACGTTGGCGGAGACGACGGACCGCGTGCTCGCGACGTCGGTGACCGCGTGGTGGCGCTACCAGGGTCGGGGGATCGAGTGGGGCGAGAGCTTCCGCCGCGTCCGGGAGATTTTGTTACGCGCGTTCGCGGTGAAGCACAGCCTGTCGTTGCAGCAGACCCTGTACGCGATGGGCGAGGCCGTGCTGCTGGAACGGCCGGAGGTCGCCGAAGTGCGCCTGTCGATGCCGAACAGGCACCACTTCGAGGTCGACCTGAGCCCGTTCGGGTTGTCCAACGACAACGAGGTCTTCCACGCCGCCGACCGGCCTTACGGGTTGATCGAGGGTTCGGTGCTGCGCGACGATGCCGAGGACGCGGGCTCCGCCTGGCGCGCACTGCCGACCCACTGA
- a CDS encoding ammonium transporter, whose amino-acid sequence MDTGDTAWLLTSSALVLLMTPGLAFFYGGMVRSKSVLNMMMMSLGAAGVVGVLWVLVGYSTAFGTDVGGGLLGAPFEFFGLTGLLGAGVVSGTVPTTVFVAFQAMFGIITVALISGAIADRARFGPWLLFAALWSLLGYFPVAHWVFDLDGKDAAGEVVDPGGWIANRLAAVDFAGGTAVHVNAGAAGLALAIVLGRRVGWPRDRVKPHNLPLVVLGAGLLWFGWFGFNAGSAAAANATAGVTFVNTLVATSAALLAWLLVERLRDGNATTLGAASGIVAGLVGITPACSAVTPLGAIAVGAITGALCALAVGLKYRFGFDDSLDVVGVHLVGGLSGTLLVGLFADDAAPAAVNGLFHGGGVDQLWRQAVGALAVLAYSFAVSLGLGYLVKLTVGFRADEESEVGGIDEAEHAETAYELGAALPGARGHAGPGVTAVLEGSAKS is encoded by the coding sequence GTGGACACAGGGGACACCGCCTGGTTGCTCACCAGTTCCGCACTGGTGCTGCTGATGACGCCCGGCCTCGCCTTCTTCTACGGGGGCATGGTGCGGTCGAAGAGCGTGCTCAACATGATGATGATGAGCCTCGGCGCGGCCGGTGTGGTCGGCGTGCTGTGGGTGCTGGTCGGGTACTCCACCGCGTTCGGCACGGACGTGGGCGGCGGCCTGCTGGGCGCGCCGTTCGAGTTCTTCGGGCTGACCGGCCTGCTCGGCGCGGGCGTGGTGTCCGGCACCGTCCCGACCACGGTGTTCGTCGCGTTCCAGGCGATGTTCGGGATCATCACCGTGGCGCTGATCTCGGGTGCGATCGCGGACCGCGCGCGGTTCGGGCCGTGGCTGCTGTTCGCCGCGCTGTGGTCCCTGCTCGGGTACTTCCCGGTGGCGCACTGGGTGTTCGACCTCGACGGGAAGGACGCGGCCGGCGAGGTCGTCGACCCCGGCGGGTGGATCGCCAACCGCCTCGCCGCCGTCGACTTCGCGGGCGGCACGGCCGTCCACGTCAACGCGGGCGCGGCCGGCCTCGCGCTCGCGATCGTGCTGGGCCGGCGCGTCGGCTGGCCGCGCGACCGGGTGAAACCGCACAACCTGCCGCTGGTCGTGCTGGGCGCGGGACTGCTGTGGTTCGGCTGGTTCGGGTTCAACGCGGGCTCCGCCGCCGCCGCGAACGCCACGGCGGGCGTCACGTTCGTCAACACCCTGGTCGCGACGTCCGCCGCCCTGCTCGCGTGGCTGCTGGTGGAACGCCTGCGCGACGGCAACGCCACCACGCTGGGCGCGGCGTCGGGCATCGTCGCCGGCCTGGTCGGGATCACCCCCGCGTGCTCCGCCGTCACGCCGCTGGGCGCGATCGCGGTCGGCGCGATCACCGGCGCGCTGTGCGCCCTGGCGGTCGGCCTCAAGTACCGGTTCGGGTTCGACGACTCGCTCGACGTGGTCGGCGTGCACCTCGTCGGCGGCCTGTCCGGCACCCTCCTGGTGGGCCTGTTCGCCGACGACGCCGCGCCCGCCGCCGTGAACGGCCTCTTCCACGGCGGCGGCGTGGACCAGTTGTGGCGGCAGGCCGTTGGCGCGCTGGCGGTGCTCGCCTACTCGTTCGCCGTCAGCCTGGGCCTCGGCTACCTGGTCAAGCTGACCGTCGGGTTCCGCGCCGACGAGGAGTCCGAGGTCGGCGGCATCGACGAGGCCGAGCACGCCGAGACCGCGTACGAACTCGGCGCGGCCCTGCCCGGCGCACGCGGCCACGCCGGGCCCGGTGTCACGGCCGTCCTCGAAGGGAGCGCCAAGTCGTGA